In Mobula hypostoma chromosome 10, sMobHyp1.1, whole genome shotgun sequence, a single genomic region encodes these proteins:
- the gpr101 gene encoding probable G-protein coupled receptor 101, whose product MEGDSGNDSPAGGRRDWSDGVWEMSALTLQSNTTNSTAEPGLQGSAAQTLLRVALISAILGASLFGNGLVLSVFQSKPQLLHVANRFVFNLLLADLLQTLVVMPLVIAGSVPGIQPLNSGFCTVLVVLAHLFAFAGVHTIVVVSIDRYLAIIHPLSYPSRMTSKRGSHLIALTWLLGTVQSTPPLYGWGQVALDGHPFCGLVWSSSPSYSLLTTLLGFWLPALIMLGCYWMVFRAARRQNALVHPARSNSPPRGWTCTNTSAPSSGVRIRARRSLCHCKAARVVCFIMSSYLLSMGPYSILGTISISRAHSPPSWLSTVALVLFYSQCSVHPYIYGYLHRSIRREFFRLLTSSCCVLPQPKALPAHSHLTTMVRRVHRPHCASGASRACTLGCWEVEPATALTPMDLSGAQSPQGCRRETVSTSCSSENELRLLPSQASGLRENGVASR is encoded by the coding sequence ATGGAAGGAGACTCTGGGAATGATTCACCGGCTGGCGGCCGCCGGGACTGGTCAGATGGAGTCTGGGAGATGTCCGCTCTCACTCTCCAGAGTAACACCACCAACTCTACAGCCGAGCCCGGCCTTCAGGGCTCGGCTGCCCAAACCCTGCTGAGGGTCGCCCTGATCTCGGCCATCCTCGGCGCCTCGCTGTTCGGGAATggcctggtgctgtctgtgttccAGAGCAAACCACAGCTTCTGCACGTAGCCAACCGTTTCGTGTTCAACCTCCTGCTGGCGGACCTGCTGCAGACGCTGGTGGTGATGCCACTGGTGATCGCGGGCAGCGTACCGGGCATCCAGCCACTCAACAGCGGCTTCTGCACGGTCCTGGTGGTCTTAGCTCACCTCTTTGCCTTCGCTGGTGTCCATACCATCGTGGTGGTCTCCATTGACCGGTACCTGGCAATAATCCACCCCCTGTCCTATCCCTCGCGAATGACTTCCAAGAGAGGTAGCCACCTCATAGCTCTCACCTGGCTGCTGGgcacagtgcagagtaccccgcCACTGTACGGCTGGGGACAGGTGGCTTTGGATGGCCACCCCTTCTGCGGCCTTGTCTGGTCCTCCAGCCCCTCCTACTCGTTGCTGACCACACTGCTGGGCTTCTGGCTGCCTGCCCTCATCATGCTGGGCTGCTACTGGATGGTGTTCCGCGCAGCTCGGCGGCAGAACGCACTGGTCCACCCAGCCCGTTCCAACAGCCCGCCGCGGGGCTGGACTTGCACCAATACTTCCGCCCCCAGCTCTGGAGTCAGGATTCGGGCGCGCCGCTCCCTTTGCCACTGCAAGGCGGCCAGGGTGGTTTGTTTCATTATGTCCTCCTACCTCCTCAGCATGGGGCCCTACAGCATCCTGGGCACCATATCCATCAGCAGGGCCCACAGCCCACCCTCTTGGCTCAGTACCGTCGCCCTGGTCCTCTTCTACAGCCAGTGCTCCGTCCACCCCTACATATATGGGTACCTGCACAGGAGCATCAGGAGGGAGTTCTTCCGCCTGCTAACCAGCTCCTGTTGCGTTTTGCCGCAACCCAAGGCCTTGCCAGCCCACAGTCACCTCACCACCATGGTCAGGAGGGTTCATCGCCCCCACTGCGCCTCGGGCGCCTCTCGGGCCTGTACCCTGGGGTGCTGGGAGGTGGAGCCTGCCACTGCACTAACTCCCATGGACCTGAGCGGAGCTCAGAGCCCCCAGGGCTGCCGCAGGGAGACTGTCTCAACCAGCTGCAGCTCAGAGAACGAACTTCGTCTCTTGCCCAGCCAGGCGTCTGGGCTGAGGGAGAACGGTGTCGCCTCTCGTTAA